The following proteins are co-located in the Miscanthus floridulus cultivar M001 unplaced genomic scaffold, ASM1932011v1 fs_21_1_2, whole genome shotgun sequence genome:
- the LOC136530827 gene encoding protein GAMETE EXPRESSED 2-like isoform X1, whose product MAMSSSPPPLSLLLCVSLLLSSTVQQPPSTQAQQQAVQAPDPSFMFGWLNNKWAYTAGDTAVIQVMSLDLRAAAAVRASLSFTFSVNGKEGNSRYVTDVAANIGADPNAWTISFVPLRAGNFAALVGEKRFVAAEWPLTFTVAAAGVHPSASRTSWTFPGRRVVAGSRAFISIAPRDAFGNGIARGPDMPVYFRVSGSYLNGSAVELWDFHYNGWTEDGRIGVEFRSNVAGDLLVHVYGDDRELRDSPLMLTVNPGVLNIAVSTCSWKHGINTLQLSSKLEMFIYQRDSFGNTVLDIHPFDAQVVDKASNLSIPIVDLAMEAVGDGVQLLSFNVVEAGQFFLTVFDAQLDERVSNTVHMFDVFVGYCDGSNSFANGSGLSNSIAGSASSFSVFLLDHYRIPSPVETARLQVKILGKNATSYADPIITPAREPNGPAGHKEIIAGNSNVQTSKFNVSYTPRIAGEYEIWVLCGNIVLNGGNPYAMTVLPGAVNMSLSSVVKFDPKVKLSVENEVVVRLVDSFMNPVVSFKSKLKFQLISASITSTTSFVAKEFVDNGDGSYTARYMARGLGSYGICVLYEDKQLTPCPFDVTVLADEYFSDVKNDTVSVWEDESISFDVLSNDRSAGSKVEIANSSSPLHGSVLQSSKTYRYTPFEGFFGNDSFTYTICDEHNNVVTATVFISVLCRPPQFISLPDKLHVTEDTISPLFGGFPGMKMVYSDTTENISVTVTAQSGSVFFDPVRIKLQQLSDDVLSIDSRGRGGKDLMLQGTIEVVNDALQFLLYSGNEDFHGNDVISLHASSRNGVRRTQFPTFVEPINDPPVILAPSSIFLSGNQSMEGHKIFDKHRDTFQFSIVEPDLHNFPGNKSSFFLVLSLEVLEGTLTTTLPSSAIATASMKTEGVNGWQTLQTYVTIANHFVLKGTAIRFRGSVQDCNNAMQQLHYRGPRHGTTLSITVNDQGNHGCYPDCSERMTMPLTTAKTIRLVPVIKTKHVNSRRTILFRWLAAAGIVIMLCLGCVLMCCLCKCMRALKSQRRYKIYGKIRTTEQTPFRQHMGASPSQCADAGYCPATATVPQLGANRSTLRQRSPRSCRQELELQPVSGTINNRNEDSLPVTDKDK is encoded by the exons ATGGCcatgtcgtcgtcgccgccgccgctttctcttcttctctgcgTGTCGCTTCTGCTCTCCTCTACGGTGCAGCAACCGCCTTCCACCCAGGCCCAGCAGCAAGCAGTGCAAGCCCCCGACCCGTCCTTCATGTTCGGCTGGCTCAACAACAAGTGGGCGTACACCGCCGGCGACACCGCGGTCATCCAGGTCATGTCCCTGGAcctccgtgccgccgccgccgtccgcgccTCGCTGTCCTTCACGTTTTCGGTGAACGGCAAGGAAGGCAACAGCAGGTACGTCACCGACGTGGCCGCCAACATCGGCGCCGACCCGAACGCCTGGACCATCTCCTTCGTGCCCCTGCGCGCCGGGAACTTCGCCGCGCTCGTCGGCGAGAAGCGGTTCGTCGCCGCCGAGTGGCCGCTCACGTTCACGGTCGCCGCGGCCGGCGTGCACCCGTCCGCGTCGCGGACGTCGTGGACGTTCCCCGGCCGGCGCGTCGTCGCCGGGTCCAGGGCGTTCATATCCATCGCCCCCCGGGACGCCTTCGGCAACGGCATCGCGCGCGGACCCGACATGCCTGTCTACTTCAGGGTGTCGGGCTCCTACCTCAACGGGTCGGCCGTGGAGCTCTGGGATTTTCACTACAATGGGTGGACGGAGGATGGACGCATCGGCGTCGAGTTCAGGTCGAATGTTGCAGGCGACTTGTTGGTGCATGTTTACGGGGATGACAGGGAGCTACGTGATTCGCCTCTAATGCTCACCGTGAATCCAG GTGTCCTTAACATAGCAGTAAGCACATGCAGCTGGAAGCATGGAATCAATACTTTGCAGCTGTCTTCCAAGCTGGAGATGTTCATATATCAGAGAGACTCCTTTGGAAATACTGTTCTGGATATCCATCCATTCGATGCTCAAGTAGTTGATAAAGCCTCAAATTTGTCCATCCCAATAGTAGATCTCGCGATGGAAGCAGTAGGTGATGGAGTGCAGCTCCTATCTTTTAATGTTGTAGAGGCTGGACAATTTTTTCTCACAGTTTTTGATGCTCAACTGGACGAAAGGGTTTCCAACACTGTGCATATGTTTGATGTTTTTGTAG GATATTGTGATGGATCAAACAGTTTTGCAAATGGGTCTGGTTTGTCAAATTCTATTGCTGGCTCAGCGTCATCCTTTTCTGTTTTCTTGTTGGATCACTACAGAATCCCTTCTCCAGTTGAAACTGCAAGGCTGCAAGTGAAGATTTTGGGTAAAAATGCCACATCCTACGCAGACCCAATCATAACACCTGCAAGAGAACCAAATG GACCTGCTGGCCACAAGGAG ATCATTGCTGGGAATTCAAATGTTCAAACCAGTAAATTTAATGTTTCATATACTCCCCGAATTGCTGGCGAATATGAAATTTGGGTACTGTGCGGGAACATAGTGCTAAATGGTGGAAATCCATATGCCATGACAGTTTTGCCAG GAGCGGTCAATATGTCTTTATCAAGTGTTGTCAAGTTTGACCCCAAAGTAAAATTATCAGTTGAAAATGAAGTTGTTGTTCGACTTGTTGACTCATTCATGAACCCGGTAGTGTCTTTCAAGTCAAAATTGAAATTTCAGTTGATATCTGCAAGTATCACAAGTACCACTAGTTTTGTGGCAAAAGAATTTGTTGACAACGGAGATGGATCATATACTGCTCGTTATATGGCAAGGGGTCTTGGTTCATATGGCATATGTGTTCTTTATGAGGACAAACAGCTGACTCCATGTCCATTCGACGTCACCGTTCTTGCAG ATGAATACTTTTCAGATGTTAAAAATGATACTGTTTCAGTGTGGGAGGATGAATCCATTTCCTTTGATGTATTGTCAAATGACCGCAGTGCAGGAAGTAAAGTGGAAATAGCTAACTCATCTTCT CCACTTCATGGGTCAGTCCTGCAGTCCAGCAAAACCTACCGTTACACACCTTTCGAAGGATTCTTTGGGAATGACTCATTCACGTATACAATATGTGATGAGCATAACAATGTCGTCACTGCAACAGTCTTCATATCTGTTCTCTGCAGACCACCTCAGTTCATATCTTTACCCGACAAGTTGCATGTTACTGAAGATACAATTAGCCCATTATTTGG TGGGTTTCCAGGGATGAAAATGGTGTATTCAGATACAACTGAAAATATATCTGTTACAGTGACAGCACAGTCCGGGAGTGTGTTTTTTGACCCAGTGCGAATTAAACTTCAACAGCTATCAGATGATGTACTTTCAATCGACAGCAGAGGTAGAGGTGGCAAAGACCTGATGTTACAAGGAACGATAGAAGTGGTAAATGATGCACTGCAGTTTCTGCTGTACAGTGG AAACGAAGACTTCCACGGAAACGATGTTATATCTCTACATGCCTCGAGCAGAAATGGTGTACGAAGAACTCAGTTCCCAACCTTCGTTGAGCCAATCAATGATCCTCCGGTGATACTTGCTCCAAGTTCAATTTTCTTAAGTGGGAACCAATCAATGGAAGGACATAAAATATTTGATAAGCACAGGGATACATTTCAATTTTCCATTGTTGAACCTGATCTTCACAATTTCCCAG GGAACAAGTCTTCCTTTTTTCTAGTGCTCTCGCTAGAAGTCTTGGAGGGAACGTTAACAACCACCTTGCCGTCCAGTGCCATCGCCACTGCATCGATGAAGACTGAAGGCGTTAACGGTTGGCAGACGCTTCAGACATATGTGACCATCGCGAATCACTTCGTACTGAAAGGAACTGCCATCAGGTTCCGTGGGAGCGTCCAGGACTGCAACAATGCAATGCAGCAGTTGCATTACCGA GGTCCAAGGCATGGAACAACGTTGTCCATCACTGTGAACGACCAGGGAAACCATGGATGCTATCCTGACTGTTCAGAGAGAATGACGATGCCACTTACCACTGCCAAGACTATTCGTCTAGTGCCAGTCATCAAAACAAAACATGTGAACTCAAGGCGAACTATCT TGTTTAGATGGTTGGCTGCAGCTGGGATCGTGATAATGCTATGCCTTGGCTGTGTTCTCATGTGTTGCCTATGCAAATGCATGAGAGCTTTAAAGAGTCAGCGAAGATACAAAATCTATGGTAAAATTCGCACAACGGAGCAAACCCCATTTCGTCAGCAT ATGGGTGCTTCACCATCGCAATGCGCGGACGCTGGATATTGCCCTGCTACTGCAACTGTGCCCCAGCTTGGTGCAAACAGATCAACTCTTCGTCAGAG GTCTCCACGTTCATGCAGGCAAGAACTGGAACTCCAGCCAGTCTCTGGGACCATAAACAATAGAAATGAAGATAGCCTTCCTGTTACAGACAAGGACAAATAG
- the LOC136530827 gene encoding protein GAMETE EXPRESSED 2-like isoform X2: MAMSSSPPPLSLLLCVSLLLSSTVQQPPSTQAQQQAVQAPDPSFMFGWLNNKWAYTAGDTAVIQVMSLDLRAAAAVRASLSFTFSVNGKEGNSRYVTDVAANIGADPNAWTISFVPLRAGNFAALVGEKRFVAAEWPLTFTVAAAGVHPSASRTSWTFPGRRVVAGSRAFISIAPRDAFGNGIARGPDMPVYFRVSGSYLNGSAVELWDFHYNGWTEDGRIGVEFRSNVAGDLLVHVYGDDRELRDSPLMLTVNPVSTCSWKHGINTLQLSSKLEMFIYQRDSFGNTVLDIHPFDAQVVDKASNLSIPIVDLAMEAVGDGVQLLSFNVVEAGQFFLTVFDAQLDERVSNTVHMFDVFVGYCDGSNSFANGSGLSNSIAGSASSFSVFLLDHYRIPSPVETARLQVKILGKNATSYADPIITPAREPNGPAGHKEIIAGNSNVQTSKFNVSYTPRIAGEYEIWVLCGNIVLNGGNPYAMTVLPGAVNMSLSSVVKFDPKVKLSVENEVVVRLVDSFMNPVVSFKSKLKFQLISASITSTTSFVAKEFVDNGDGSYTARYMARGLGSYGICVLYEDKQLTPCPFDVTVLADEYFSDVKNDTVSVWEDESISFDVLSNDRSAGSKVEIANSSSPLHGSVLQSSKTYRYTPFEGFFGNDSFTYTICDEHNNVVTATVFISVLCRPPQFISLPDKLHVTEDTISPLFGGFPGMKMVYSDTTENISVTVTAQSGSVFFDPVRIKLQQLSDDVLSIDSRGRGGKDLMLQGTIEVVNDALQFLLYSGNEDFHGNDVISLHASSRNGVRRTQFPTFVEPINDPPVILAPSSIFLSGNQSMEGHKIFDKHRDTFQFSIVEPDLHNFPGNKSSFFLVLSLEVLEGTLTTTLPSSAIATASMKTEGVNGWQTLQTYVTIANHFVLKGTAIRFRGSVQDCNNAMQQLHYRGPRHGTTLSITVNDQGNHGCYPDCSERMTMPLTTAKTIRLVPVIKTKHVNSRRTILFRWLAAAGIVIMLCLGCVLMCCLCKCMRALKSQRRYKIYGKIRTTEQTPFRQHMGASPSQCADAGYCPATATVPQLGANRSTLRQRSPRSCRQELELQPVSGTINNRNEDSLPVTDKDK, from the exons ATGGCcatgtcgtcgtcgccgccgccgctttctcttcttctctgcgTGTCGCTTCTGCTCTCCTCTACGGTGCAGCAACCGCCTTCCACCCAGGCCCAGCAGCAAGCAGTGCAAGCCCCCGACCCGTCCTTCATGTTCGGCTGGCTCAACAACAAGTGGGCGTACACCGCCGGCGACACCGCGGTCATCCAGGTCATGTCCCTGGAcctccgtgccgccgccgccgtccgcgccTCGCTGTCCTTCACGTTTTCGGTGAACGGCAAGGAAGGCAACAGCAGGTACGTCACCGACGTGGCCGCCAACATCGGCGCCGACCCGAACGCCTGGACCATCTCCTTCGTGCCCCTGCGCGCCGGGAACTTCGCCGCGCTCGTCGGCGAGAAGCGGTTCGTCGCCGCCGAGTGGCCGCTCACGTTCACGGTCGCCGCGGCCGGCGTGCACCCGTCCGCGTCGCGGACGTCGTGGACGTTCCCCGGCCGGCGCGTCGTCGCCGGGTCCAGGGCGTTCATATCCATCGCCCCCCGGGACGCCTTCGGCAACGGCATCGCGCGCGGACCCGACATGCCTGTCTACTTCAGGGTGTCGGGCTCCTACCTCAACGGGTCGGCCGTGGAGCTCTGGGATTTTCACTACAATGGGTGGACGGAGGATGGACGCATCGGCGTCGAGTTCAGGTCGAATGTTGCAGGCGACTTGTTGGTGCATGTTTACGGGGATGACAGGGAGCTACGTGATTCGCCTCTAATGCTCACCGTGAATCCAG TAAGCACATGCAGCTGGAAGCATGGAATCAATACTTTGCAGCTGTCTTCCAAGCTGGAGATGTTCATATATCAGAGAGACTCCTTTGGAAATACTGTTCTGGATATCCATCCATTCGATGCTCAAGTAGTTGATAAAGCCTCAAATTTGTCCATCCCAATAGTAGATCTCGCGATGGAAGCAGTAGGTGATGGAGTGCAGCTCCTATCTTTTAATGTTGTAGAGGCTGGACAATTTTTTCTCACAGTTTTTGATGCTCAACTGGACGAAAGGGTTTCCAACACTGTGCATATGTTTGATGTTTTTGTAG GATATTGTGATGGATCAAACAGTTTTGCAAATGGGTCTGGTTTGTCAAATTCTATTGCTGGCTCAGCGTCATCCTTTTCTGTTTTCTTGTTGGATCACTACAGAATCCCTTCTCCAGTTGAAACTGCAAGGCTGCAAGTGAAGATTTTGGGTAAAAATGCCACATCCTACGCAGACCCAATCATAACACCTGCAAGAGAACCAAATG GACCTGCTGGCCACAAGGAG ATCATTGCTGGGAATTCAAATGTTCAAACCAGTAAATTTAATGTTTCATATACTCCCCGAATTGCTGGCGAATATGAAATTTGGGTACTGTGCGGGAACATAGTGCTAAATGGTGGAAATCCATATGCCATGACAGTTTTGCCAG GAGCGGTCAATATGTCTTTATCAAGTGTTGTCAAGTTTGACCCCAAAGTAAAATTATCAGTTGAAAATGAAGTTGTTGTTCGACTTGTTGACTCATTCATGAACCCGGTAGTGTCTTTCAAGTCAAAATTGAAATTTCAGTTGATATCTGCAAGTATCACAAGTACCACTAGTTTTGTGGCAAAAGAATTTGTTGACAACGGAGATGGATCATATACTGCTCGTTATATGGCAAGGGGTCTTGGTTCATATGGCATATGTGTTCTTTATGAGGACAAACAGCTGACTCCATGTCCATTCGACGTCACCGTTCTTGCAG ATGAATACTTTTCAGATGTTAAAAATGATACTGTTTCAGTGTGGGAGGATGAATCCATTTCCTTTGATGTATTGTCAAATGACCGCAGTGCAGGAAGTAAAGTGGAAATAGCTAACTCATCTTCT CCACTTCATGGGTCAGTCCTGCAGTCCAGCAAAACCTACCGTTACACACCTTTCGAAGGATTCTTTGGGAATGACTCATTCACGTATACAATATGTGATGAGCATAACAATGTCGTCACTGCAACAGTCTTCATATCTGTTCTCTGCAGACCACCTCAGTTCATATCTTTACCCGACAAGTTGCATGTTACTGAAGATACAATTAGCCCATTATTTGG TGGGTTTCCAGGGATGAAAATGGTGTATTCAGATACAACTGAAAATATATCTGTTACAGTGACAGCACAGTCCGGGAGTGTGTTTTTTGACCCAGTGCGAATTAAACTTCAACAGCTATCAGATGATGTACTTTCAATCGACAGCAGAGGTAGAGGTGGCAAAGACCTGATGTTACAAGGAACGATAGAAGTGGTAAATGATGCACTGCAGTTTCTGCTGTACAGTGG AAACGAAGACTTCCACGGAAACGATGTTATATCTCTACATGCCTCGAGCAGAAATGGTGTACGAAGAACTCAGTTCCCAACCTTCGTTGAGCCAATCAATGATCCTCCGGTGATACTTGCTCCAAGTTCAATTTTCTTAAGTGGGAACCAATCAATGGAAGGACATAAAATATTTGATAAGCACAGGGATACATTTCAATTTTCCATTGTTGAACCTGATCTTCACAATTTCCCAG GGAACAAGTCTTCCTTTTTTCTAGTGCTCTCGCTAGAAGTCTTGGAGGGAACGTTAACAACCACCTTGCCGTCCAGTGCCATCGCCACTGCATCGATGAAGACTGAAGGCGTTAACGGTTGGCAGACGCTTCAGACATATGTGACCATCGCGAATCACTTCGTACTGAAAGGAACTGCCATCAGGTTCCGTGGGAGCGTCCAGGACTGCAACAATGCAATGCAGCAGTTGCATTACCGA GGTCCAAGGCATGGAACAACGTTGTCCATCACTGTGAACGACCAGGGAAACCATGGATGCTATCCTGACTGTTCAGAGAGAATGACGATGCCACTTACCACTGCCAAGACTATTCGTCTAGTGCCAGTCATCAAAACAAAACATGTGAACTCAAGGCGAACTATCT TGTTTAGATGGTTGGCTGCAGCTGGGATCGTGATAATGCTATGCCTTGGCTGTGTTCTCATGTGTTGCCTATGCAAATGCATGAGAGCTTTAAAGAGTCAGCGAAGATACAAAATCTATGGTAAAATTCGCACAACGGAGCAAACCCCATTTCGTCAGCAT ATGGGTGCTTCACCATCGCAATGCGCGGACGCTGGATATTGCCCTGCTACTGCAACTGTGCCCCAGCTTGGTGCAAACAGATCAACTCTTCGTCAGAG GTCTCCACGTTCATGCAGGCAAGAACTGGAACTCCAGCCAGTCTCTGGGACCATAAACAATAGAAATGAAGATAGCCTTCCTGTTACAGACAAGGACAAATAG